GTGACCGTTGGTTCCATCGGAGCTGGCGCGGGAATCGTGGTTCTCCTTGCCACTCTCGTCTGGCTGATACGGCAGGGTGTCCGCGGGCGGTCGCGGACGATCCTCGCTGCCATCGCAGGCACGATCTTGGTGGCCGTGGCGGCCATGCCAGTGGGTGTCGCCGTATGGGCGACACACCCGCCGCACGCTGACGTGGAGGGTCCCGCACCAGAAGGGGCCCTTGAGGTCGCGATCGACGTTGACGACACCGTGACCCTCGCCGGTTGGTACTTTCCCACTACGAGTGGCGCGGCCGTGGTCCTCAGTCACGGGGCCGGCTCAACTCGCGACGACGTGTTGCGCCAGGCTGAGGTTCTGGCCGACGCCGGCTACGGAGTGCTCGCCATCGACGCCAGGGGCCATGGGGAGTCCTCCGGCGAGGCGATGGACCTCGGTTGGTGGGGCGAGGCCGACATCTCGGCAGCCATCGACGCTCTCGTAGCGATCGACGGCGTTGACCCTGAGCGGATCGGTCTTGTGGGAATCTCCATGGGCGGCGAGGAGTCGCTCGGGGCAGCCGGGCAGGACCCGCGTGTCAAGGTCGTGGTGGCGGAGGGCGCTACACAACGCACCGCGCAAGACAAGTCCGGTTGGCTGCCCCGCCATCCGCTCGGCTGGCTACAGCGCGGGATGGATGCCGAGCGAGATGTCCTCGTGAGATGGCTCACCGAGGCGCCGCAGCCGCGCACTCTGCGCAGCTCGGCTGGGGCCAGTGACGTCCCAGTGCTGCTCATCACTGCTGGCACCGTGCCTGACGAGGCGGCGGCAGCGGCATGGATCGCGAAAGGCAACAGTCGAGTTGAGACCTGGGCTGTCGAGAACGCGCGCCACACCGGCGGCCTCGCGACGGCTCCCGAGCAGTGGCGAGAGCGCGTCGTCGGCTTCCTCGATGCGGCAATCGGCACTTAGCCGTGATCGGGAGACGCCTCCACACCGAAGTACTCCTGCAGCGTCGCCACGCCTGACTCATGCATGTCCATCGCGACCTCCTTGCCCACATACCGGACATGCCACGGCTCATAGACATAGCCCGTCACCGCCTGGGCACCATCGGGGTAGCTGACGATGAACCCGTACTCATGCGCGTGCTCACGGATCCAGGTCCCTGCTCCGGAGGCACCAAAGCTCGCCCTCAAGAGATTGGCGGGGGTGTCGTAGAGATCCGCGGCCAGTCCCGTCTGATGTTCCGAGTGCCCGGGCCTAGCAACCAAGCGATCCGCCGTGGCGACGCCTGATTCCCTCACCTCGCGCTGGTACAGGTACTGCTGGAACTCGAAGTCGCGATAGGCGGTGTTGATGCGAAAGGGAACCCCTGCTTCTGTAGCGGCGGCGGACATCTCCGTCATTGCGTCAGCAGCCTCAGCCTGCATCTGCTGATCGGCCCCACCGGGCACACCGCTCAGTGTCACGAGCTCAGCGGGGACGTATGACAGCGGCGAGAGAGGCCGACGCTTTGTCACGACCACGGTGATCGACGACGCGCTTGTGTAGTCGTGCGCGACGGTCACCTCGGGCGCCGCCGACGGCACGCTGACGGAAGGATCGGCGCTCACCTCCTCGACCACCGGCGCGGGAGGCTCGATGAGGCGTCGCTCAGGCGGCCCGGGTTCTGGGGCGCAAGAAACGAGCGCGATGAGCGCCACCAACGCGACGCCGATGGGCGCCAGGTTCACTGCGGCGAGTACTCCACGCATTCCTTCAGCCTACGGAGGTCCTCAAAACATCACGGTGGCAAAAGTGCCAACGCGTTCGAAGCCCGCGGACTCGTAGGCACCGATGGCCGCCTCATTGAAGTCGTTGACGTAGAGCGAGACCGCAGGTGCGTGGTCCTTGCGCACGCGCTCGACGAGCTGGGACATGCCGACACTTCCGTAGCCTTTCCCCCTC
The Demequina sp. TMPB413 DNA segment above includes these coding regions:
- a CDS encoding D-alanyl-D-alanine carboxypeptidase family protein produces the protein MRGVLAAVNLAPIGVALVALIALVSCAPEPGPPERRLIEPPAPVVEEVSADPSVSVPSAAPEVTVAHDYTSASSITVVVTKRRPLSPLSYVPAELVTLSGVPGGADQQMQAEAADAMTEMSAAATEAGVPFRINTAYRDFEFQQYLYQREVRESGVATADRLVARPGHSEHQTGLAADLYDTPANLLRASFGASGAGTWIREHAHEYGFIVSYPDGAQAVTGYVYEPWHVRYVGKEVAMDMHESGVATLQEYFGVEASPDHG
- a CDS encoding alpha/beta hydrolase, which gives rise to MVRTMTWLGRIAAVWLLGSLLGALAALGPARWADEVTVGSIGAGAGIVVLLATLVWLIRQGVRGRSRTILAAIAGTILVAVAAMPVGVAVWATHPPHADVEGPAPEGALEVAIDVDDTVTLAGWYFPTTSGAAVVLSHGAGSTRDDVLRQAEVLADAGYGVLAIDARGHGESSGEAMDLGWWGEADISAAIDALVAIDGVDPERIGLVGISMGGEESLGAAGQDPRVKVVVAEGATQRTAQDKSGWLPRHPLGWLQRGMDAERDVLVRWLTEAPQPRTLRSSAGASDVPVLLITAGTVPDEAAAAAWIAKGNSRVETWAVENARHTGGLATAPEQWRERVVGFLDAAIGT